DNA from Paludisphaera mucosa:
CAGCCGGCCCAGGTCGACGGGCTCGCGATGGTTCGGGTCGCGACCCGGCCGAGACAGCCCGAGCATGCTCCCCGTGATCGTCGTCGCCCGCTGGGCGGCCTCCAGGATCCGCTTGAGCGCCCGTTCGCGATACTCGGGGTCGGGGTTGCGGAGCCCGAGCTTGGCGTAGTTGAGGATCGGGGTCAGGGCGTTGTTCAGCTCGTGGAACACGCCGCCGGCGAGGATCCCCAGGCTGCTGATCCGCTGGAGCGCGGTCACCTGGCGGCGGAGCGCCTCGATCTGGTCGAGCGTCGAGATCGGGGCGTCGGCCTCGGGGGTCGCCGTCTCGACGCCGGTTTCCGATGGGTTCTTCGTCTTGCGCGGCATGGGCCCGGCGACCTCCTGTCCTGGGTTGACGATCACCTTTCGTATCGGCTCGTTTTCGCGTCGAAATCACTTTGTCGACGCGTCCGGAGCGATCGTCGAGGACCGCGAAAGGACAGGGAAAGCTGGGCACGTCGCGACGGCTCGGCGCCGTGGCGCGGACGCGACAAACCGGGCGGCATGGATTATTTAAGCCGAGCGGTTTCGGCGTCCGAGTCGTGCGCCACGGTCTTGACGTTCCAGTCCCAGGGGATGAGGCGGATGCCGTTGGTCAGGAGGACGCGGGGGACGGCGTCGAGGTCGGCGCTCATGACGGGCGGGTTGACCTTGCGGCCGTCGCTCCAGTAGCCGAGGTGGGTGAACGCCTCGGCGTCGGCCGCGGCCTCGTCGAGCGTCTCGCCGGCGAACGCGGCGGCGAGGGTGGCGTCGGCGACCCGCCAGAAGCCTGCGCGGTCGAGCGCGTTGACCTCCCCTTTGCTCATCTGGAAGGACCGCAGGATGCCCTCGCCGTTGTCCATCTTGGGGTTCGCCCCCGAAGGCGCGGTGTGCTCGGCGATCAGCGGCGGGAACCCGTGTCGGTCCGAGCGGAAGAGGAGGAACCGTTTCCGCGAACGCGGCACGGCCGTGGCCTGCGAGAAGATCTGGCGGCCGCGGAAATCGCCGACGAGGACGTCTTCCTCGCCGACGGCGACGATCAAAAGCGTCGACGCCGGGATCCGACTGAACGAGGGCTCCCGGGTGGGCAGCACCTCGCCCGGGAAGAAGACCATGGTCGCCTTGATCGGCGGCAGGAGGTTTCTCGGATTCGCCGAGAGCGCCGTCAACTGCGCGGCGAGGTTGCCGCCGGCGGAATGGCCGATCAACGCGAAGCGATCGAGGTCGGGGCGGACGTGGCCCTTGCCGGATTCCAGGACGGCGAGCGCGTCCTGGATGGCGTACAACGCGTTGGGCAGGAAGTCGCGGGGCAGGGTTCCCACGTCGTTCTGATAGCGCGGGAAGATGACGATCGAGCCGTTGCGGACCAGGTGATCGATCCAGGCCCCGTAGATCGCCGGGTTCACCGAGAACCAGCCGTGCAGGAAGACGACCACAGGCGCGCGCGCAGGCTTCGGCTCGGCCGGCTCGTACATCCAGTAGGATCGAGGGCCGGTGCCGATCTCGAAACGTGCGACCCGCGCGTGCGAGGCCGGGGCCTCGGAAGCCCCTCGCGTCATGCCCGAAAGTTCGTCCCCGGCGAGGGCCGGGGCGTGAGACATCAGGGCGAGCGCGAACGCGCCCGCGAAAACGCTTCGCAACGCTTGATTCATGGCCGTCCCTGGCTTTCTCCGCCGGACGTCCCGTCCGGCTGGCCGATCCATCCCTGGTCGAATGACGGGACAGTCTGCCTAACTTGCGCCGGCTGTCAATCTCAGTGGGCGGTCCAATCGCTCGGCCGGGATCAGGAGAGGAAGCAACCCCGGAGCGGCCCGTCCTCGTCAAGGAGTGTGATCGCCCTCTCGACGGCCCGCTCTTGAGACAAAACGGTGTAAAACTCGTCCTTGATGGAGGGTGCCATGCGGATGGCCTGGATCCACTCGTCGCGCGAGAAAGGGTCGGAGCGGATCAGGGTCCAGAAGCCGGTTCGCTCGAACAGCTCGTCGATCTTCGAGCTTTCGTTGACCTGGACCAAACTCATCAGGTACGTGGCCACGCCCACCTGGAGGCCATGAAGGCGGGGTCGTTTGGAGAGGGAATCGAGGGCGTGCGAGATGAGGTGTTCGCTGCCGCTGGCCGGCCGCGACGACCCGCAGATCTCCATCGCGATCCCGTTGAACATCAGCGACGTGCTCAGCAGCCGCGCGCCCTGGATGTCGAACGAGGGCTGGCCGAGGTACTGGTAGACGGTGGCGTCGGAGAGCAGGGCGGCGAAGTCGTCCACCGGCTCGCCGACGGCGTGGAAGGCCAGCTTCCAGTCGTGGATCGCGGTGATCTTCGACGCCAGGTCGCCGACGCCCGACAGCCAGAGCGGCCTGGGCGCGTCCTTGCAGACGTCCAGGTCGACGATCACCCCGAAGGGGAGGGCGGCCGCCAGGGACTTCCGGCGACCCTGGACCGTCAGGCTCGACTGCGGGCTGCAGAAGCCATCGTTCGAAAGCGAGGTCGGCGTGGCGTAGTAGGGGAGCCGAGCCAGGAAGGCGACGTACTTGGCCACGTCGAGCGCCTTGCCGCCGCCCAGGCCGATGACGGCCTTGGTCTCCTTGCGGACGGCCTGGAACAACTCGGCCGCCCGCTCGAACGAGGCGTCGTCGACCTCGATCCAGTCGTCGCAAGCCACGCCGTTCTCGACGAGGCTCGCCCGCACGCGCTCCACGTACGCCGGGACCATTCCCTGGCTCACGAGCACGATCGTGCGGAGGTGGTCGTTCCGTTTGAGGTAGAGTCCCAGCCGATCCAGGGCCCCCGACTTGACGCGCACCAGCGACGGGATGGCGATCTGCGTCCTCACGGTCGCGGGCTCCCCGCCGGCCGGCATAGGGCTCGTGCCACGTCCGACCAGCGCTCGTACCGCACGAACCCGAGCCCCTCCTCCTTCAACACCCTCGCCAGGTCGCCGCGGGCGAAGCGGAGGTCCTCGGGGACGAGCCGGGCCGCCTCCTGATCCGGGAAGCCGTCGCCGGCGAACGCGACTCGACGGCCTTCGGAGAGGCCCTGGCGGACGACGCCCGCCTTGTCGACGCCCAGCTCGCGCGAGAAGAACGGCCCGGGTGGGGGCAGCTCCATCAGCAGGCCTCGACCGGCCACGAAGCGGCCCGGGTTGGAGTAGACGGGGATGTCGACGCCCGCCTCGCCGAGCAGAATCTGGATGTACCACGCGCAGCCCGCCGACGTCACGACGACGTCCCAGCCGGCCCGATCCAGCTCCCCGAGGCATTCGGCGAGCCGGGGCTCCAGGCCCATCCGATGGACGACGTCGAGCACGGTCTCCTCGTCCTCGCGGATGTGGGCGAAGTACGCCCGGAGCGCCTCGAAATGGGTCAATCGACCCGCGCGATAGTCTCCCCAGTAATCCGGCAGGCCGGCCGGCAGCAGCTCCTTGATGGCGAGCTGATAGAAATCCTCGCGCGTCAGGGTGCCGTCGAAGTCGCTGACCAGCAGCGACCGGTCGGGCGGAGCGGGCGTCGGGGCATCGGGCATGTTGCGAACTCGGCGCTGGGACCACTCGCCGCCGAGCTTCGGCTCGTCGACTTGACCGGAATTCCTGGGCCTTCCATAATACCTTCTAAGTTGAAAGTCTCGGGAGTTTTCCCGAATTGGGAGGGGCCTGGTCGTGACGCGGGGACATCGGCCGAGAATCCTGGTAGCCCGAGTGCTGGGGATCATCCTACTGATCCCGGGCCTGCTCCAGGTTCCGCTCCCCCAGGCCGATTTCCACATCGTCCGACACCGCCACGGCATGGGCGAGGTCTGCGCCCAGCACGACCACCTCCTGCGGTGGCATCCCCAGGCCGGCGACGGCGAGGCCGTCGCGGTCTTGCACTGGCACTGGCTCTTGCCGAAGTATCTCGACCCTTCCGCGCTCGACGCCGATGGCCGCGCCCTGCCGGCGCTCCACGCCCACGACGGCGAGACCGCTTCCCCCGATCGAGCCGCCGCGCCCATGATCGTCGGCGAGGATCGCGGTCGAGACGTCGGCCGCTGCGACCTCGATTCGGGGATCGCCTCCTTATCGGCCGACCTCGCCTGGATCGGCCACGACCCGCCTCATCCATCGGCCTCGTCATCTCGACGCGGCGGGCCCGCGGACGGAAGACCGTGCGTGACGGCCCTCTCGCGGCTCGTCCGCTGGAATTGCTGACCCCTCTCGGCCCCGCGACGGCGCGTGCGCGCATCGTTCGCTGAACGCGATCGACGGCGCGACGAGGCTCTCGCGAGCGGCCGGCCCATCCGGCGCGCGGGATCGGTCCCGATCCGTGCGCCCGTCGACGACTGGATGTGGTTGAGGTCACCTCGGCGATCCCTGCGGAGTCCCTTTCAATGTCCCTTGCGCTCTCGCAACGTCTCGCGACCGGTAGGCGTCCCCGGCCGTACCTGGTCCCCTGGTGCGTCGCCGTGGTGTTGCTGATCGTCCTGGTGCTCCATCTCACCATCGACTTGCCCGGACATCTCACCAGGATCGGCGCCGCACCGAACGCGGTCGCGGCCGGCGCAGCCGCGAGTCCACCGGAGGCCTCGCCATCGCCCGGGACGGTGAGCTTGTCGGACGTGAAGTTGAAGGCGGCCGGCGTGACGACGGACAAGGTTCGCGCCGATCACTTGCCCACGGAGCTGGGCGTCGCCGGCAAGATCGAGGTCAACGCCGACCGCCGCGTCGAGGTCCGCTCCCGCGCCCCGGGGATCGTCCGCGAGGTCCACGCGCTCCTGGGGCAGAAAGTCAAGAAGGGCCAGCTCCTGGCGACCCTCGACAGCCCCGACATCGGCACCGCCCGGCTGAACCTGCGCGCCCGCCAGCGCGAGCTGCTCACCGCGCGCATCGAGGCCGGCTGGAAGGATCAGATCGCCGGCACCGTCGCGCAGCTCATCCCCGAGATCAGCAAAGGGGTCGATCCCGAAGTCCTGGAGAGGGAGTACGCCGACAAGCCCCTGGGGAGTTTCCGCGGCCTCCTGCTCCAGACCTATTCCGAGTTCGACATCGCCAGCCACGAGGAGGAGAAGACGCTCAAGCTCCGCAGCGAGCAGGTCATCGGCGAGCATCCCGCGGTCGTGGCGAAGCACACCCGGCAGGGCCTGCAGGCCAAGCTCTTCTCGACGATCGAGCAGGCCAAGTTCGACGCCGCGCAGCAGCGGCGGCTGGCCGAGCAGGCCCGACAGCTCGCCGAGTCGGCGGTCGTCGACGCCGGCCAGCGGCTGCGAATCCTCGGCGTCGACGAGGACATCCAGGCGCTCCTGGACCACGCCGAGGACGCCCAGAAGGCGGCCAAGGACGAGGACGTCACCGCCTATCGCATCAACGCCCCCTTCGACGGCACGATCATCACCAAGTCGGCGGTGCCCAGCCAGCGCGCCGACACCATCGACCTGCTCTTCACGGTGGCCGACCTCGGCGACGTCTGGGTCACGGCCAACATCCCCGAGTCGGACCTCGCCAAGATCCCCACCATCGAGGGCGGGCCCGTCCGGCTCACCGCCACCGCCTACCCCGACCGCGTGTTCGAGGCCAGGCTCCTCTCCGTCGGCGCGATCCTCGACCCCACGACGCGGACGGTCCCCCTGCTGGCGCGGACGGAGAATCTCGAAGGCCTGCTCCGGCCCGGCATGTTCGCGCGCATCCTCTTCGACGGCCCGGTCAACGAGGCGGCCCTGACGATCCCGGCCGGCGCGCTCGTCGAGATCGAAGGCCGTCCGGCCGTCTTCCGGCCGACGGGATCGGCATCCGAAGCGCCGTCGTTCGCCTTGCATCACATCGAGATCGGACGTCAGCTCGGCGACCGCATCGTCGTCAAGTCCGGCCTGAAGGAGGGCGACGCCGTGGTCGCCAAAGGGGCCTTCGTCCTCAAGAGCGAGCTGATCCTCCAGAACGAGGGCGACGAGGACTGACGGACCGCCGTCGTCGTCGCATCCGCCCTCACCCCCGCCTGGAGGCTCCTGCAAGGTCATGCTCAACGCCGTCATCGAGTGGTCGCTCAAGAACAAATTCTTCGTCCTGGTCGGGACCGCGCTCGTCGCCGCGATGGGCGTCTACGCCGCGCTCAACCTGCCGATCGACGCCATCCCCGACCTGACCAACGTCCAGGTGCAGGTCATCACCGAGGCCCCCGCGCTCTCGCCGCTGGAGGTCGAGTCGCTGCTCTCCTTCCCCGTCGAATCGGCCATGAGCGGCCTGCCCGACGTCGAGCAGATCCGCTCGGTCTCCAAGTTCGGCATCTCGGTCGTGACGATCGTGTTCCACGAAGGGACGGACATCCTCCGGGCGCGACAGCTCGTCAGCGAGCGCATCCCCCGGGCCGCCCAGTCGATCCCGACGAACTACGGCACGCCCAGCCTGGGGCCGATCGCCACGGCGCTCGGCGAGGTCTTCCAGTTCCAGGTCAAGGCCGAGGCCGGCTCGTCGATCTCGGCCATGGAGCTGCGGTCCATCCTCGACTGGTTCGTCTCCTACCAGCTCCGCAAGGTGCCGGGCGTCACCGAGATCAACGCCCACGGCGGCGAGCTGAAGACGTACCAGGTGGAGGTCGACCCCGACAAGCTGGGCGAGTACCGGCTCTCGATCACCGACCTGTTCGCAGCCCTTCGCGACAACAACGCCAACGCGGGCGGCGGCTACCTCGTCCACGAAGGCGAGGCGCGATACATCCGCGGCGTGAGCCAGGCTCGATCGGCCGAGGACATCGCGGCGATCGTCGTCGACGAGCGCGACGGCGTGCCGGTGACGGTCGGCAGCGTCGCCTCGGTGCATCCGGCGCCCATGATCCGCTCCGGCCTGGCGACCCGCGACGGCCAGGGCGAGATCGTGGTCGGCCTCGTGATGATGCTCATCGGCCAGAACGGCCGCAGGGTCGTCCAGGACGTGAAGGCCGAGGTCGCCGAGATCCAGAAAGCCCTCCCCAAGGGCGTGACGATCGAGCCCCTCTACGATCGCACCCACCTGATCCGCGACACGCTCGACACCGTCTTGCACAACCTGGCCGCGGGAGGCGTCCTGGTCATCGTCGTGCTCCTGGCGATGCTGGGGAACCTGCGAGGGGGGCTGATCGTGGCGATGGCGATCCCGCTCTCGATGCTCTTCGCCGCCGACGTGATGTACCTGACGGGCGTGTCGGCCAGCCTGATGAGCCTGGGCGCGATCGACTTCGGCCTGATCGTCGATTCCAGCGTCATCATGGTCGAGAACTGCGTGCGGCGGCTCGCCCACGAAGGGGGGACGCGTCCCAAGGAGGACATCGTCCGCGACGCCGCCGTCGAGGTGCGCAAGCCGACGATGTACGGCGAGCTGATCATCACCACCGTCTACCTGCCGATCCTGGCCCTGCAGGGCCAGGAGGGCAAGCTGTTCCGCCCCATGGCGCTGACGGTCGTCTTCGCGCTGGCGGGCTCGCTGGTCCTCTCGCTGACGTTCATGCCCGTGATGGCCGCCCTCGGGCTCGGCTCGAAGCCGCAGGAGAAGGAGATCTGGCTGGTCCGTTGGCTCAAGCGAGCCTACGCCCCCGTCCTGGATCGCTTCCTCGCGCACCCCTGGTTCGCGCTCGGGACGGCGCTGGCGCTCGTGATCGCGAGCCTGCCGGTCGCCAGCAACCTGGGCGCCGAATTCATGCCCAAGCTCAACGAGGGCGACCTGCTGATCGAGGCCGTCCAGATCCCGTCGGCCCCCCTCGAACGGTCGGTGACGATCTCGACGCAGATCGAGAACCTCTTGAGGACGTTCCCCGAAGTGAGGACCGTCTACTGCAAGACCGGCCGGCCCGAGATCGCCAACGACGTGATGGGCGTGCATCAGACCGACGTCTGGACGATGCTCAAGCCGCGCGAGGAGTGGCGCGCGGGCCTGACTCGGGACGAGCTGATCGAGGAGATGGACGCCCTGCTGGGCGAGAACGTCCCGGGCGTGAAGTTCGGCTTCAGCCAGCCGATCGAGATGCGCGTCAACGAGCTGGTCGCGGGCGTCAAGAGCGACGTCGCCGCGCTCATCTACGGCCCCGACCTCGACGTCCTCCGCCGCAAGGCGGCCGAGGTCGAGCGCGTGCTGGCGAAGATCCCCGGCGCGCACGACGTCAAGGTGCCCTCGGCGGGCCGCCTGCCCCTGCTCAAGATCGCCGTCCGCCGCGACCAGCTCGCGCGCTACGGGATCAAGGGTTCGGACGTGCTCGACGTCGTCTCGGCCCTCGGCGGCACGACGGTCGGGACCGTATTCGAGGGCCAGATCCGCCGCCCCTTGCAGATCCGCCTGCCGCTCGCCTGGCGCGACGACGCCGAGCGGATCGGCTCGATCCGGATCGTCGACGCGATGGGCCGGCCGATCCCGCTGAAGGACCTGGCCGACATCGCCATGGAAGAGGGGCCGAGCGAGGTGGAGCGCGACAACATCGAGCGCCGGGCCTACGTCGGCGTCAACGTCCGCGGCCGCGACCTCGCCGGCTTCGTGCACGAGGCCCAGCGCGCGGTCGCCACGCAGGTGACGTTCCCCCCCGGCTACCTCGTCCGCTGGGGCGGGCAGTTCGAGCACCTGGAGTCGGCCGAGAAGCGCCTCCTGATCGTCGCGTCGGTCGCCCTGGTCCTGCTGTTCCTGCTGCTCTACAGCTCGTTCCACTCGGTCCGGCTGTCGCTCCTGATCTTCACGGCGGTGCCCACGGCCGCCACGGGGGGGATCTTCGCACTGGCGATGCGCGGGCTGCCGTTCTCGATCTCGGCGGCGGTCGGCTTCATCGCCCTCTTCGGCGTGGCCGTCCTCAACGGACTCGTCTGGGTGAGCGCGGTGGAACACCTGAGGGCCGACGGGCTGGAGGCGCACGAGGCGGCCCGAGAGGCCTCGATCGTGCGGCTGCGGCCGATCCTGATGACGGCCCTCGTCGCCGGCCTGGGGTTCATCCCGATGGCGCTCGCGACCACGCCCGGCGCCGAGATTCAGAGGCCCCTGGCCACCGTCGTGATCGGCGGCCTCTTCACGTCGACACTGCTGACTTCGCTGGTGCTCCCCTCCATCTACCCCTGGTTCGCCCCCACGGAGTACACGCACGCCGGCGAGTGAAGGCGGGGCCGGAGCCGACGACGCCCCGCGGCCCGGCGATCGCCTAAGACCCTCACTACGCTTTCAATTTAAGGTGCGTCACCGAATGGACCTGTCGGAGCCCAGATGGATTCGAGGGCGTCTTCGAGGATCCCGAACCTACGGAAGACGTCCAGGATCGTGAACCGGCGGCGGATGAAGTACGCCTGCTCGAATGAATCGCGAAGCCGACGAGACGAGATCCCGATCGCCTCCGGCCGATCGGGGCAGCCGGCCGCGCGAAGGAGGTCGCGAGCCTCGGCGAAGGGGATCAGGTGCCGGGCCAGACGCTCTCGCAGGGCGGGCCACTCGCGCTGAAGGCGGAGGAGCTGATCGGCGAGTTCGTCGGGCGAGGGATGCTTGGCCCTCGTCTCCTTGGCCGCCTTGCCGGCGAGCGCGTCCGAGACGAAGAGTCTCGCGATGCGCCGATCGTCCTGCTCGAAGGTGGGCCAGGCGGCCACGGCGCGGCCGACGTCGATTGTTTCCAACTCGCGAGCGAGCAGGTCCTGATACAACGCCAGGGACGCCAGCGTGCCGATGCCGACCTTGAAGCCGTGCGACGGCGCGACGCCGCGGAAGATGTGATCCTGCATGTCCCAAAGGTGGCTGAACTGGTGCTCGGCCCCCGAGGCCGGGCGGCTGGTCTGATGGGCCTGCATCGCGAAGCCGCATATCAGCAACCCGGAGACCAGCCCGCGCAGGGCGTCCGGATCGTGGGACGCCACTCCCGCCGGCGAGCCGATCCAGGACCTGAGCCGGCCCTGGACCGTCTGCCAGACGTCGGGATCGATCGGCTCGACTCCGGCGGCCTCGGCGAGGGTCCAGTCGGCACCGGCGACGTTCTTCGCCAGCAGGTCGGCGTAGCCCGAGGCGTTCATGCCGTCGGGGGCCCCGGCGATGACTTCGAGATCGGCGACGACGGCGCGGGGGCCGGGGCAGTCGAAGGTCTGTTTCGAGCCGTGATGCGTGATCGACGCCCCGAAGGCCGTGTATCCGTCCATCGAGGCCGCGGTGGCGACGGTCATGTAGGGTCGCCTCAGACGATGCGCGACCAGCTTGGTCAGGTCGTTGATCGTCCCCGAGCCGACGGCGACGGGGACGGCCTCCAGTTCCCTCAGCGCGGCCTCCAGCCGCTCGACGTCCTCGAAGTCTGCGCGCACGTCCGTCCCGAAGAGGAAGGGCGTTTCATAGGAGACGCCCTCGCGCTGGAAGGCGGCCAGCACGTCGCGGCCCGCGGCCTCGAACGTGTTGGCGTCGGCCACGATCACGGCGGCGGCCGACCCGAACGCCGAGGCGAAGCTCTCGGCCGCGATGTGGCGGAGGCCCTCGCCGACCGCGAGATGTCGCGTGTCGCGGGCCGCGCGAAGGGCCTTCTCCAGCAGCGGGGCGTCGGGCGAGGCGACCGTGATCATGCCTGCCTCCGGGTTCAGCGAACGTCGGCGAGGCGCAGGGACGTGGCGGCGTCGGGCGAGCCGCCATTCTGCCACGGCGCGGCCGACGACGACAACGGGTGGCGCGAGTCCAGACCGTCGCGAGATCGCCTCCGGCGCGGGATTTCAAGGCTCGACCGGGGTCGATCGGATGGCTTTGAAAAAAAGTAAAAGTCTCGCGTCGCGAATGCCGACGCGATTTCGACTTAAGCGGTTTTTCGATCTTGCCGGGATCCGGACGAGGGGATAGAAACTCCGCAGAACGGGGCCCGAAAGGGCTACGATAAGCCGAGGAAGACCGCCTTGAACGCCGACGCCCGCCGACCATACTGGAACGTAAGCGAGGCGGCCTCGACGCGGGTCTTCCCGGCATCCGTCGTTCGCGGCGAGGCTCGCGAATCCGGCTCGTCCGCCCTGGGGCGGGCGATGGATGAAGGAGTGCTCGGCCGATGATCGTCCGTTCGATCGCCGGGGGCGTGGAGGTCCTCGCGCCGGCGAAGTTGAACCTGTTCCTGGAGGTGCCGGGGCGTCGGCCCGACGGCTACCACGAGGTCGAATCGCTGATGGTGGCCGTCGACATGTTCGACGAGCTGACCTTCCGCGAGGAGGAGGGGGACGGCGTCGCGCTGGAGTGCGACGACCCGAGCCTGCCGGTCGACGGCCGGAACCTGGTGGTGCGTGCGGCCGAGCTTCTGAAGTCGGAGTCGGGTCATCGGTCGGGGGTGCGGATCGCCTTGAAGAAGGCGATCCCGGCCCAGGCGGGCCTGGCCGGCGGGTCGAGCGACGCGGCGGCGACGCTGGCGGCGCTGGATCGCCTCTGGGATTTGAAGACGCCCCCGGGACGGCTCGCCGAGATGGCGGGACGGATCGGCAGCGACGTGGCCTTCTTCCTGCACGGTCCGGCGGCGGTCTGCCGCGGTCGGG
Protein-coding regions in this window:
- a CDS encoding sn-glycerol-1-phosphate dehydrogenase, which produces MITVASPDAPLLEKALRAARDTRHLAVGEGLRHIAAESFASAFGSAAAVIVADANTFEAAGRDVLAAFQREGVSYETPFLFGTDVRADFEDVERLEAALRELEAVPVAVGSGTINDLTKLVAHRLRRPYMTVATAASMDGYTAFGASITHHGSKQTFDCPGPRAVVADLEVIAGAPDGMNASGYADLLAKNVAGADWTLAEAAGVEPIDPDVWQTVQGRLRSWIGSPAGVASHDPDALRGLVSGLLICGFAMQAHQTSRPASGAEHQFSHLWDMQDHIFRGVAPSHGFKVGIGTLASLALYQDLLARELETIDVGRAVAAWPTFEQDDRRIARLFVSDALAGKAAKETRAKHPSPDELADQLLRLQREWPALRERLARHLIPFAEARDLLRAAGCPDRPEAIGISSRRLRDSFEQAYFIRRRFTILDVFRRFGILEDALESIWAPTGPFGDAP
- a CDS encoding dienelactone hydrolase family protein, translated to MNQALRSVFAGAFALALMSHAPALAGDELSGMTRGASEAPASHARVARFEIGTGPRSYWMYEPAEPKPARAPVVVFLHGWFSVNPAIYGAWIDHLVRNGSIVIFPRYQNDVGTLPRDFLPNALYAIQDALAVLESGKGHVRPDLDRFALIGHSAGGNLAAQLTALSANPRNLLPPIKATMVFFPGEVLPTREPSFSRIPASTLLIVAVGEEDVLVGDFRGRQIFSQATAVPRSRKRFLLFRSDRHGFPPLIAEHTAPSGANPKMDNGEGILRSFQMSKGEVNALDRAGFWRVADATLAAAFAGETLDEAAADAEAFTHLGYWSDGRKVNPPVMSADLDAVPRVLLTNGIRLIPWDWNVKTVAHDSDAETARLK
- a CDS encoding HAD-IB family phosphatase — its product is MPDAPTPAPPDRSLLVSDFDGTLTREDFYQLAIKELLPAGLPDYWGDYRAGRLTHFEALRAYFAHIREDEETVLDVVHRMGLEPRLAECLGELDRAGWDVVVTSAGCAWYIQILLGEAGVDIPVYSNPGRFVAGRGLLMELPPPGPFFSRELGVDKAGVVRQGLSEGRRVAFAGDGFPDQEAARLVPEDLRFARGDLARVLKEEGLGFVRYERWSDVARALCRPAGSPRP
- the ispE gene encoding 4-(cytidine 5'-diphospho)-2-C-methyl-D-erythritol kinase; this encodes MIVRSIAGGVEVLAPAKLNLFLEVPGRRPDGYHEVESLMVAVDMFDELTFREEEGDGVALECDDPSLPVDGRNLVVRAAELLKSESGHRSGVRIALKKAIPAQAGLAGGSSDAAATLAALDRLWDLKTPPGRLAEMAGRIGSDVAFFLHGPAAVCRGRGELVEDVSLPIPLHFVLVAPTVGLSTADVYRRLKPPQEPRSIGPILDALALGSPSELGRGLFNRLQGVAESIRPELARVRDALAGLDPHLCGSLMSGSGSAYFGLGRDREAAERAAEVLKPLGLGWVRAVTCGP
- a CDS encoding iron-containing alcohol dehydrogenase family protein; protein product: MRTQIAIPSLVRVKSGALDRLGLYLKRNDHLRTIVLVSQGMVPAYVERVRASLVENGVACDDWIEVDDASFERAAELFQAVRKETKAVIGLGGGKALDVAKYVAFLARLPYYATPTSLSNDGFCSPQSSLTVQGRRKSLAAALPFGVIVDLDVCKDAPRPLWLSGVGDLASKITAIHDWKLAFHAVGEPVDDFAALLSDATVYQYLGQPSFDIQGARLLSTSLMFNGIAMEICGSSRPASGSEHLISHALDSLSKRPRLHGLQVGVATYLMSLVQVNESSKIDELFERTGFWTLIRSDPFSRDEWIQAIRMAPSIKDEFYTVLSQERAVERAITLLDEDGPLRGCFLS
- a CDS encoding efflux RND transporter periplasmic adaptor subunit, encoding MSLALSQRLATGRRPRPYLVPWCVAVVLLIVLVLHLTIDLPGHLTRIGAAPNAVAAGAAASPPEASPSPGTVSLSDVKLKAAGVTTDKVRADHLPTELGVAGKIEVNADRRVEVRSRAPGIVREVHALLGQKVKKGQLLATLDSPDIGTARLNLRARQRELLTARIEAGWKDQIAGTVAQLIPEISKGVDPEVLEREYADKPLGSFRGLLLQTYSEFDIASHEEEKTLKLRSEQVIGEHPAVVAKHTRQGLQAKLFSTIEQAKFDAAQQRRLAEQARQLAESAVVDAGQRLRILGVDEDIQALLDHAEDAQKAAKDEDVTAYRINAPFDGTIITKSAVPSQRADTIDLLFTVADLGDVWVTANIPESDLAKIPTIEGGPVRLTATAYPDRVFEARLLSVGAILDPTTRTVPLLARTENLEGLLRPGMFARILFDGPVNEAALTIPAGALVEIEGRPAVFRPTGSASEAPSFALHHIEIGRQLGDRIVVKSGLKEGDAVVAKGAFVLKSELILQNEGDED
- a CDS encoding efflux RND transporter permease subunit → MLNAVIEWSLKNKFFVLVGTALVAAMGVYAALNLPIDAIPDLTNVQVQVITEAPALSPLEVESLLSFPVESAMSGLPDVEQIRSVSKFGISVVTIVFHEGTDILRARQLVSERIPRAAQSIPTNYGTPSLGPIATALGEVFQFQVKAEAGSSISAMELRSILDWFVSYQLRKVPGVTEINAHGGELKTYQVEVDPDKLGEYRLSITDLFAALRDNNANAGGGYLVHEGEARYIRGVSQARSAEDIAAIVVDERDGVPVTVGSVASVHPAPMIRSGLATRDGQGEIVVGLVMMLIGQNGRRVVQDVKAEVAEIQKALPKGVTIEPLYDRTHLIRDTLDTVLHNLAAGGVLVIVVLLAMLGNLRGGLIVAMAIPLSMLFAADVMYLTGVSASLMSLGAIDFGLIVDSSVIMVENCVRRLAHEGGTRPKEDIVRDAAVEVRKPTMYGELIITTVYLPILALQGQEGKLFRPMALTVVFALAGSLVLSLTFMPVMAALGLGSKPQEKEIWLVRWLKRAYAPVLDRFLAHPWFALGTALALVIASLPVASNLGAEFMPKLNEGDLLIEAVQIPSAPLERSVTISTQIENLLRTFPEVRTVYCKTGRPEIANDVMGVHQTDVWTMLKPREEWRAGLTRDELIEEMDALLGENVPGVKFGFSQPIEMRVNELVAGVKSDVAALIYGPDLDVLRRKAAEVERVLAKIPGAHDVKVPSAGRLPLLKIAVRRDQLARYGIKGSDVLDVVSALGGTTVGTVFEGQIRRPLQIRLPLAWRDDAERIGSIRIVDAMGRPIPLKDLADIAMEEGPSEVERDNIERRAYVGVNVRGRDLAGFVHEAQRAVATQVTFPPGYLVRWGGQFEHLESAEKRLLIVASVALVLLFLLLYSSFHSVRLSLLIFTAVPTAATGGIFALAMRGLPFSISAAVGFIALFGVAVLNGLVWVSAVEHLRADGLEAHEAAREASIVRLRPILMTALVAGLGFIPMALATTPGAEIQRPLATVVIGGLFTSTLLTSLVLPSIYPWFAPTEYTHAGE